A single window of Treponema denticola ATCC 35405 DNA harbors:
- a CDS encoding diguanylate cyclase → MDVYYIPNLNNIDDITFILYLIKSLFLKNSLIQKDHEKKLTSIIDALKSEIEINEDIQRIKALKYKLINLITGLILENALSQPIVFIIDDIHLISEFITKAILYLTIENSDKKNIILIQSANESLINNNQNAKTLIKTLSNQTSIKKINLQSLSEAETEALIRNTINIRNIPEILLKKIYSNTSGNPLFINEALKELTISGELKKDKSMELCKLSDRLSNPSIPIPISTNIQQSVRKQIKNLNKDELHFLKDLCIFQTSFKAESLPKMLNVTDSDVKKYIPKLLEQNIIKKTTKQHANEYSIINKILQKTLYDELDYAYRLEVHKKIIQRIKTKKTININEFIWHAEKSELFEEAVNYCIKYKDKIKKQCTHIAYIEIFEKVYLFVPNTDKNSKLDILLILAESYLENEDMIGCRKKIEIAEKIISNFDSNKIAAAQVLIIKAIQEIQSNEKSEQIAKSLATAKKFTAETNDTYTQLLLDKAKIAFLQYNKKYAEAADEAKKIILKCGNSKEFTSLKTKALLNLGTNLLYSGNYKEAERTYLETLRNAKKIGNTNIEDTACNNLAVIQERAYKNFDASVVYYERILKNNNVSGNTVAEILALLNLSVAYLHLFNYEKAYEACNQSIKKMMQNFDTDRIFFAHTIIYEIYLSLCMYDKVDESELEISKILKNKSIYKDPLDISIFKQTKRNFYYAMGHFETDIEIFEKNVEYQKDVKDLLEVFSSLCITLNEIAEGKINSIEKLEEELLVITSTQVFLERIYLLFYELVYLIRKIIIFRSDIDFKKIVKIILGINCHSNQPLIKAPLLFLEAYIYPENSEKKLTEALYLLENKYMTDLSIDINIKLGMIHLKKNNINMAMINFVEAQKLINIFIKKIPLKFKASYFNSHHYGLPSLIIDDYINRKIKPEYTKFNELLSYKQIAKLLSKNAVEKLKNNPAFIFNIISQTKQSGIFKNKSIDDIIEKFSDDFLQNINNLLNFTALNLLANAADVFITTTNDKIESLFNFGQNRTIEKIARLIESSTYNTVNIKTESEISSHLVIPINSYNHQTGNTVTGYLVFVSNKEINNFGNFGIRFCLNIENIFSFLIESYKVQQEAATDKLTSALTKKYTENALTDILRASKISNSSFSILMYDLDKFKKVNDTFGHQMGDTVLKATAKTALGVLKKGQILGRVGGEEFVILLPNTEKKQALIIAEKIRKQVEALHFDNPAIRITISMGIAVFPTHGTAEKDLLSKVDQALYAAKNWGRNQTVVWEEDLESIKKKADRLAGILTGNTINDTKNILSFIDTASLIRHSISKTQRLEICLEKIIDSTGADSGIFICPVKEKRPKRIFKYKPVSKLEFPVNRDFIIEVMSEKKELCKIDWENISGRSAITGIPNWNSTILVPVILKDEIKAIIYLVVEIRKRKFGTEEVNLASLFAGLIAPFF, encoded by the coding sequence ATGGATGTTTATTATATTCCTAACCTGAATAATATAGACGACATTACCTTTATTCTGTATCTCATTAAAAGTTTATTTTTAAAAAATTCTTTAATTCAAAAAGATCATGAAAAAAAACTTACTAGCATTATTGATGCTTTAAAATCTGAAATAGAAATTAATGAAGATATACAGCGAATAAAAGCACTTAAATACAAGCTTATAAACTTAATAACAGGTTTAATACTAGAAAATGCATTATCACAACCCATAGTTTTTATAATCGATGATATACATTTGATAAGTGAATTCATAACAAAAGCAATATTGTACTTAACAATAGAAAATTCCGATAAAAAAAATATAATACTGATACAATCTGCCAATGAAAGTCTTATTAATAATAATCAAAATGCAAAAACACTTATTAAAACCTTGTCAAATCAAACTTCTATAAAAAAAATAAACCTCCAAAGCTTATCTGAAGCAGAAACTGAAGCTTTAATACGAAATACGATAAATATAAGAAACATCCCGGAGATATTATTAAAAAAAATATACTCAAATACCAGCGGCAATCCCTTATTTATTAATGAAGCACTAAAAGAACTTACTATTTCGGGAGAGCTAAAAAAAGACAAGTCAATGGAGTTATGTAAGCTCTCCGATAGGTTATCTAACCCTTCTATTCCGATACCGATATCTACCAATATACAACAGTCTGTACGAAAGCAGATAAAAAATCTGAATAAAGATGAATTACATTTTTTAAAAGACCTATGTATCTTCCAAACAAGTTTTAAAGCTGAATCTTTACCGAAAATGCTGAATGTAACAGACTCTGACGTTAAAAAATATATACCAAAACTCTTAGAACAAAATATCATAAAAAAAACAACAAAGCAGCATGCAAATGAGTACTCGATTATAAATAAAATCTTACAAAAAACATTGTATGATGAGCTTGATTATGCTTATAGGCTGGAAGTACATAAAAAAATTATACAAAGAATAAAAACAAAAAAAACAATAAATATTAATGAGTTTATCTGGCATGCAGAAAAATCGGAATTATTTGAAGAAGCGGTTAATTATTGTATAAAATATAAAGACAAGATAAAAAAACAATGCACTCATATAGCTTATATAGAGATATTTGAAAAAGTCTATTTGTTTGTCCCAAATACCGACAAAAACAGTAAACTTGATATACTCCTCATTCTTGCAGAATCATATTTAGAAAATGAAGATATGATAGGATGCAGAAAGAAAATAGAGATAGCCGAAAAAATAATTAGCAACTTCGATTCAAACAAAATAGCAGCAGCACAAGTTCTTATAATAAAAGCAATTCAAGAAATTCAATCTAATGAAAAATCTGAACAAATAGCGAAATCATTAGCTACAGCCAAAAAGTTTACAGCCGAAACAAATGATACTTATACTCAATTATTACTTGATAAAGCGAAAATAGCATTTTTACAGTATAATAAAAAATATGCTGAAGCCGCCGATGAAGCAAAAAAAATTATATTAAAGTGCGGTAATTCAAAGGAATTTACATCGCTCAAAACAAAAGCACTATTAAATCTGGGTACAAATCTTCTATATTCAGGCAACTATAAAGAGGCAGAAAGGACTTACTTGGAAACTCTTAGAAATGCAAAAAAAATAGGCAATACAAATATTGAAGATACTGCATGCAATAATCTGGCAGTCATCCAAGAACGAGCATACAAAAACTTTGATGCATCAGTAGTATATTATGAAAGAATTTTAAAAAACAATAATGTATCGGGTAACACTGTTGCAGAAATTCTAGCATTACTTAATTTAAGCGTCGCCTATTTACATTTATTTAATTATGAAAAGGCCTACGAGGCCTGCAATCAGTCTATAAAAAAAATGATGCAAAATTTTGATACAGATAGAATATTTTTTGCTCACACTATTATTTATGAAATTTATCTGTCACTATGTATGTATGACAAAGTGGATGAATCCGAATTGGAAATATCGAAGATACTTAAAAATAAAAGCATATACAAAGATCCGCTCGATATAAGTATTTTTAAACAAACAAAGAGAAACTTTTACTATGCCATGGGACATTTTGAAACTGATATCGAAATTTTTGAGAAAAATGTCGAATATCAAAAAGATGTTAAAGATCTTTTAGAGGTTTTTTCATCATTGTGCATTACTTTAAATGAAATTGCAGAAGGCAAAATAAATTCAATTGAAAAACTCGAAGAAGAACTCTTGGTAATAACCTCAACTCAAGTATTTTTAGAAAGAATATATCTTTTGTTTTATGAGTTAGTCTATCTTATAAGAAAAATTATCATATTCCGTTCTGATATTGATTTTAAAAAAATAGTTAAAATTATACTTGGAATAAATTGCCACAGTAATCAACCTTTAATAAAGGCTCCTCTTTTATTTTTAGAAGCCTATATATATCCTGAAAATTCGGAAAAAAAACTGACAGAAGCCTTGTATCTTCTTGAAAATAAATACATGACGGATTTAAGTATAGATATAAATATTAAGCTTGGGATGATCCATTTGAAAAAAAATAATATTAACATGGCAATGATTAACTTTGTTGAAGCTCAGAAATTAATTAATATTTTTATAAAAAAAATACCGTTAAAATTCAAAGCAAGTTATTTTAATTCTCACCACTACGGATTACCTTCATTGATAATAGACGATTATATCAACAGAAAAATAAAACCTGAATATACAAAATTTAACGAACTATTATCCTATAAACAGATAGCAAAACTTTTATCCAAAAATGCTGTCGAAAAATTAAAAAATAATCCGGCTTTTATTTTTAATATTATATCGCAAACAAAACAATCCGGTATATTTAAAAATAAGTCTATTGATGACATAATAGAAAAATTTTCAGATGATTTTTTACAAAATATAAACAACCTTCTAAATTTTACGGCTTTAAATTTACTTGCAAATGCGGCTGATGTATTTATTACGACAACCAATGATAAAATTGAATCCTTATTTAATTTCGGTCAAAATAGAACTATAGAAAAAATTGCAAGATTAATAGAATCATCTACATATAATACGGTAAATATTAAAACAGAAAGCGAAATTTCGTCACACCTTGTTATTCCGATAAATTCTTATAATCATCAAACAGGAAATACTGTAACAGGTTATTTGGTTTTTGTATCAAATAAAGAAATAAATAACTTCGGCAATTTTGGAATACGTTTCTGCCTAAACATTGAAAATATATTTTCATTTTTAATAGAAAGTTATAAGGTACAACAGGAAGCAGCTACAGATAAACTGACATCGGCACTCACAAAAAAATACACTGAAAATGCATTAACCGATATTTTAAGGGCTTCCAAAATAAGTAACAGCTCGTTCAGTATCCTAATGTATGATCTGGATAAATTTAAAAAAGTAAACGACACCTTCGGGCACCAGATGGGTGATACGGTTTTAAAAGCGACAGCTAAAACTGCATTGGGTGTATTAAAAAAAGGACAAATACTCGGACGAGTCGGCGGAGAAGAATTTGTTATTCTACTCCCGAATACGGAAAAAAAACAAGCTTTAATAATAGCAGAAAAAATCAGAAAACAAGTAGAAGCGTTGCATTTTGATAATCCGGCTATTAGGATAACTATCAGCATGGGTATAGCTGTATTTCCCACACATGGTACAGCAGAAAAAGATCTATTGTCAAAAGTAGACCAAGCCTTATATGCTGCAAAAAATTGGGGAAGGAATCAAACAGTCGTATGGGAAGAAGATCTTGAATCTATCAAAAAAAAGGCAGATAGGTTAGCCGGAATATTAACAGGCAATACCATAAACGATACAAAAAATATTCTAAGCTTTATCGATACGGCTTCACTCATACGGCATTCCATATCAAAAACACAAAGGCTCGAAATTTGTCTTGAAAAAATAATAGACAGTACAGGCGCCGATTCAGGAATCTTTATATGCCCTGTCAAGGAAAAGAGGCCTAAAAGAATCTTTAAATATAAACCTGTTTCAAAGCTGGAATTTCCCGTAAATAGAGACTTTATAATCGAAGTTATGTCCGAAAAAAAAGAGCTATGCAAAATAGACTGGGAAAACATTTCGGGAAGAAGCGCTATAACGGGAATCCCCAACTGGAATTCTACCATTCTTGTACCTGTAATCCTAAAGGATGAAATAAAGGCTATAATCTATCTTGTAGTTGAAATCAGAAAAAGAAAGTTCGGAACGGAAGAGGTAAACTTAGCAAGTCTATTTGCCGGCTTAATTGCTCCATTCTTTTAA
- a CDS encoding diguanylate cyclase: MEIINSRYKIIKKISNSMPYVQEFLAADLWSESKKINLKIVSSLELKKEVLDFFKDNFITISTIDNYFHLKNYGFSSLYLSYPSLPHSNPDEILYIFTTEHLENAVPVFEFIQKCSMEDILKIVVSVCQSLVHASNIGFEYEMFAHDNVMIVKEKDDFTVRIKDIVSAKLENSTSIRFNETKDYTETNENIDTVISFIVTLLAGQELKTSVSSTLTKLKTVYKNKKFNKKNEDIFTALYEIAKKYIHHKDKNQKIRIHTIIQDINRKLNRNYLADIILPLNSITFRPKIVGKQKEINMVSQARVEIQSRKAKKQVFLIKGTQGTGKTRFLKEAEYRLALERTNIYANYNLRNSSPDQFWDDFLGKIFLNSYSAQDMDERENLIKNTKLIRDRKLAINTEKEYDYMKFKLFNEGKNLFFKTIGQLPVFLIIDDVEFANDFMLDTILYLATEITELERFGVILSYDEAVTPVSPKFESFLNILNNYEKCQTFELNYFSKEETIEMLKNIMLLKYLPLSFGPVLYKHTSGCPSFIIEMIKEFVNAGTIYRDKLTGLWLIKEEIYNEKLQNRIPKSIEEVLTNQLNVLSPSEKKVFLEVSLFQNKFKIEYLYKILSMSPKQIDKNINKLINKGLITVIKTGDKLEYTITNKIMHNILYQMVPPKNKMLQHKKISQILQKEPDTDVNELIWYLKESGNKKAALNYCLDIVNKNMKEKNPDAAIKIYEKITSMISGQSTKAKFQILLKIFELYNQMNITNKEAEIILSLEEMLPKIKDANLLSCYYNLMARYEYETSNEEKVNFYVNKLAELHTKISKDIVNLRLQHAKCLYYHLKRQYRDFKESTHKIFNLTKNRSEYISYRTEAYIFLGYLYDKKNKKKASFKCFQKAKELSSLSNNIKTELISMYNISIMHWKRYSNIEKTLTYTKNVISLAKKLGFLTIETVSIINYARMLSEIQSNHEAYEYAKEAENKILANNMVMLKIPCITTLMEITQNLSRYKEFCEYRKEYIKTVRENKKKSANQHNCVFYVIMARMYQEFGYTNKAIVCLQRSIKLKKHLPDHQLFIVYFMLETLRIIQRKKSDINNLIKIFNLYINIKNYSTKNIRQLTKNFFDTLITATIKRPDIDFTPLILQIVKFNMPDLYDFQQSGMNYLNIYLNKTETEHILQENLQLIKPKKLINIALFLNMTLGDYYYAAGIQNLAIIYYLEAQNKILEILKNTPEKCKARLFNNWQFNRAFDIVSDFIKGKPLQKEKRYNQKTTNSELKEILKSKHINIIKKDKNLKNKLVQTFLKNEGYEHISPVEIVNNFTDNYTQNISEIMKFLALNIIATSYDFLEISTSGKPSFILHNEDQNKDLQNIFDFIIKFGYQNTAKIETILQKPCMVIPVNKKNFGSNHYKLLGFMVFISENVINDFSQEGRYFCKKHSNLLTLLVESKRFQQSASYDTLTGAYTRKYFEVFFKNIIKNLYNSNSKFSLILYDLDKFKNINDTYGHLVGDIVLKRVTQTILDSLSQGQILGRYGGEEFTVILPDTDSQKALKTAEYFRKKIENLVFTEFDTAITISLGIATFPEHGKTTSELLSNADQALYHSKNTGRNKSTVWAPSIINKKETSQAAVIIADESSFNENISATIELCDILKTNIKKTELSKTLISKIIKFFEAESGAIILKSKNKKNNELNFKINAKIGFESYPINYQLVHTVTEDGTGIYQVDWDSIAKRNSITNMPEWNSVMIAPIIKNEAIIGVFYLAAPEKHVKFNLNKFIFFTFLTDIISANI, from the coding sequence ATGGAGATCATCAATAGTCGATACAAGATTATTAAAAAAATAAGCAACTCAATGCCTTATGTGCAGGAATTTCTGGCCGCAGACTTATGGTCGGAAAGCAAAAAAATCAACTTAAAAATTGTATCATCCCTAGAGCTAAAAAAAGAAGTACTTGATTTTTTTAAAGACAATTTTATTACCATAAGCACTATCGATAATTATTTTCATCTTAAAAATTACGGATTTTCCAGTTTATACTTGTCCTACCCTTCCTTGCCCCATTCAAATCCCGATGAAATTTTATATATTTTCACTACTGAGCATCTTGAAAATGCAGTACCGGTTTTTGAATTTATACAAAAATGTTCAATGGAGGATATTCTCAAAATCGTCGTATCGGTATGCCAGAGTCTTGTTCATGCGAGTAACATTGGATTTGAGTATGAGATGTTCGCTCACGATAATGTAATGATAGTCAAAGAAAAAGACGATTTTACAGTCAGAATAAAGGATATCGTGTCGGCGAAACTTGAAAACAGCACATCAATACGGTTTAACGAGACCAAAGATTACACGGAAACCAATGAAAATATAGATACCGTTATTTCTTTTATAGTTACACTTCTTGCAGGACAAGAACTTAAAACAAGCGTTTCATCTACGCTTACCAAATTAAAAACGGTTTATAAAAATAAAAAGTTTAATAAAAAAAATGAAGATATTTTTACAGCACTATATGAAATAGCAAAAAAATACATTCATCATAAAGATAAAAATCAGAAAATTAGAATACACACCATAATTCAAGATATAAATAGAAAACTTAATAGAAACTACCTTGCAGATATTATTCTGCCCCTTAACAGTATAACTTTCCGTCCTAAAATAGTAGGAAAACAAAAAGAAATAAATATGGTATCGCAGGCCAGAGTTGAGATACAGTCAAGAAAGGCAAAGAAACAGGTATTTCTTATCAAGGGTACTCAGGGGACAGGTAAAACAAGGTTTTTAAAAGAAGCCGAATACCGTTTAGCCTTAGAAAGGACAAATATATATGCTAATTATAATTTAAGGAATTCCAGTCCGGATCAATTTTGGGATGACTTTTTAGGAAAAATATTCTTAAATTCATATTCGGCCCAAGATATGGATGAAAGAGAAAATCTAATAAAAAATACAAAACTAATACGGGATCGTAAACTTGCCATTAATACGGAAAAAGAATATGATTACATGAAGTTTAAACTTTTTAATGAAGGGAAAAACTTATTTTTTAAAACAATCGGACAACTGCCTGTATTCCTAATTATAGATGATGTAGAATTCGCAAACGATTTTATGCTGGATACGATTCTATATTTAGCCACTGAAATTACGGAGCTTGAAAGATTTGGAGTTATTTTGTCTTATGATGAAGCTGTCACCCCTGTTTCACCTAAATTCGAATCTTTTTTAAACATCTTGAACAATTATGAAAAATGTCAAACTTTTGAACTAAATTATTTTTCAAAAGAAGAAACCATAGAGATGTTAAAAAATATCATGCTATTAAAATATCTTCCTTTAAGTTTTGGTCCTGTCCTATATAAGCATACATCAGGTTGTCCATCTTTTATTATTGAAATGATAAAAGAATTTGTCAATGCCGGAACAATATACAGGGACAAGCTGACAGGCTTATGGCTCATTAAGGAGGAAATATACAATGAAAAACTTCAAAATAGAATACCAAAATCGATTGAAGAAGTTTTAACCAATCAATTAAATGTTCTTTCCCCAAGCGAGAAAAAAGTATTTCTTGAAGTATCCTTATTTCAAAACAAGTTCAAAATAGAATATTTATATAAGATTCTATCTATGTCGCCAAAACAAATAGATAAAAATATAAATAAACTTATAAATAAAGGTTTGATCACCGTTATAAAGACAGGAGACAAACTGGAATACACTATTACCAATAAAATTATGCATAATATTTTGTATCAAATGGTGCCGCCTAAGAATAAAATGTTACAGCATAAAAAAATAAGTCAAATTCTTCAAAAGGAACCCGATACTGATGTAAATGAGCTTATTTGGTATCTAAAAGAATCGGGGAATAAAAAGGCTGCATTAAACTACTGTCTGGATATAGTGAATAAAAATATGAAGGAAAAAAATCCGGACGCTGCAATAAAAATTTACGAAAAGATTACTTCAATGATATCCGGTCAAAGCACAAAGGCTAAATTTCAGATCCTCTTAAAAATATTCGAACTATATAATCAGATGAATATTACAAATAAGGAAGCGGAAATTATATTAAGCCTTGAAGAAATGTTGCCTAAAATAAAAGATGCAAATCTTTTGTCGTGCTATTACAATTTAATGGCTAGGTATGAGTACGAAACTTCAAATGAAGAAAAAGTTAATTTTTATGTAAACAAACTGGCGGAATTACATACAAAAATATCTAAAGATATAGTAAATCTAAGATTACAACATGCAAAGTGTTTATACTACCATTTAAAACGGCAATATCGTGATTTTAAAGAATCTACTCATAAAATATTTAATCTAACAAAAAACCGGTCTGAATATATTAGCTATAGAACTGAAGCTTATATATTCTTAGGATATCTTTATGATAAAAAAAATAAGAAGAAAGCATCTTTTAAATGCTTTCAAAAAGCAAAAGAGCTTTCATCTTTATCTAATAATATAAAAACAGAACTTATTTCAATGTATAATATCTCGATAATGCATTGGAAGAGATATTCAAATATTGAAAAGACTCTCACATATACAAAGAATGTTATAAGTTTGGCCAAAAAATTAGGATTTTTGACTATTGAAACTGTTTCCATAATTAATTATGCACGAATGTTAAGTGAAATTCAAAGCAACCATGAAGCGTATGAATATGCAAAAGAGGCAGAGAACAAAATACTTGCCAATAACATGGTAATGCTAAAGATTCCATGCATTACAACACTTATGGAGATAACCCAAAACTTAAGTAGATATAAAGAATTTTGCGAGTATAGAAAAGAATATATAAAAACAGTACGAGAAAACAAAAAAAAGTCTGCGAACCAGCATAATTGTGTATTTTATGTTATCATGGCAAGAATGTACCAAGAATTCGGATATACCAATAAGGCAATTGTCTGTTTACAAAGAAGCATAAAGCTAAAAAAACATCTGCCGGATCATCAACTATTTATAGTATATTTTATGCTGGAAACATTACGAATCATTCAAAGAAAAAAATCCGATATAAATAATTTAATAAAAATCTTTAACTTATATATAAATATAAAAAATTATAGCACAAAAAATATAAGACAGCTTACCAAAAACTTCTTTGATACACTCATTACTGCGACTATAAAACGACCTGATATTGATTTTACTCCATTAATACTACAGATAGTAAAATTCAATATGCCCGATCTATATGATTTTCAGCAGTCAGGAATGAACTATTTAAATATATATTTAAACAAAACAGAGACAGAACATATCTTACAAGAAAATCTTCAACTCATTAAACCTAAGAAGTTGATAAATATTGCATTATTCCTTAATATGACATTAGGTGATTACTATTATGCTGCCGGAATCCAAAACCTGGCCATTATATACTATCTGGAAGCTCAAAACAAAATATTAGAAATACTAAAAAATACCCCTGAAAAATGCAAGGCAAGATTATTTAATAATTGGCAATTTAATAGGGCATTCGATATAGTTTCAGACTTTATAAAAGGGAAGCCTCTGCAAAAGGAAAAAAGATATAACCAAAAGACAACCAATTCAGAACTAAAAGAAATCTTAAAATCTAAACATATAAATATCATAAAAAAAGATAAAAACTTAAAAAACAAATTAGTACAAACCTTTCTAAAAAATGAAGGTTATGAACACATCTCACCGGTTGAAATCGTTAATAATTTTACCGATAACTATACACAAAATATATCGGAAATAATGAAATTCTTAGCTTTAAATATAATCGCCACATCCTATGATTTTTTAGAAATAAGTACATCGGGCAAACCGTCTTTTATCTTACACAACGAAGATCAAAACAAAGATTTACAAAACATATTTGATTTTATAATAAAATTCGGATATCAAAACACAGCTAAAATAGAAACCATATTACAGAAGCCATGCATGGTGATTCCGGTTAATAAAAAGAATTTCGGATCAAATCATTATAAACTTTTAGGGTTTATGGTTTTTATATCGGAAAATGTAATAAATGATTTTTCACAGGAAGGAAGATATTTTTGTAAAAAGCACTCCAACCTTTTAACATTGCTTGTCGAAAGTAAACGATTTCAACAATCAGCATCATATGATACTTTAACCGGGGCCTATACAAGAAAATATTTTGAAGTTTTTTTCAAAAATATTATCAAAAACTTATATAACTCAAATTCCAAATTCTCCCTTATTTTATATGACTTGGATAAATTCAAAAATATAAATGATACCTATGGACATCTTGTAGGCGATATTGTTCTTAAAAGAGTAACTCAGACTATTTTAGACTCCTTAAGCCAAGGGCAGATATTGGGAAGATATGGTGGTGAAGAATTCACTGTCATTCTACCCGATACGGACTCACAAAAAGCCTTAAAAACAGCCGAATATTTTAGAAAAAAAATAGAAAACTTGGTTTTTACGGAATTCGATACAGCCATAACAATAAGCCTTGGGATTGCAACCTTTCCCGAACACGGAAAAACGACTTCAGAGCTGCTTTCAAATGCGGATCAAGCCTTATACCACTCCAAAAATACAGGAAGAAATAAAAGTACCGTATGGGCACCGTCTATAATTAATAAAAAGGAAACAAGCCAAGCCGCTGTTATTATAGCTGATGAATCTTCTTTTAATGAGAATATATCCGCAACAATAGAATTATGCGATATATTAAAAACAAATATTAAAAAAACAGAGCTATCAAAAACTTTAATATCAAAAATAATAAAATTCTTTGAAGCCGAGAGCGGAGCCATTATTCTTAAATCCAAGAATAAAAAAAATAACGAATTAAATTTTAAAATTAATGCAAAAATAGGGTTTGAATCTTATCCGATCAATTACCAGTTGGTCCACACGGTTACTGAGGACGGCACGGGTATTTACCAAGTGGATTGGGATTCAATAGCAAAAAGAAACAGCATAACCAATATGCCGGAATGGAATTCCGTAATGATCGCTCCTATAATCAAGAATGAGGCTATCATAGGAGTATTTTATTTGGCGGCTCCCGAAAAGCATGTCAAATTTAACCTAAATAAATTTATTTTTTTTACATTTTTAACTGATATAATATCTGCAAATATATAA